In Marinitoga hydrogenitolerans DSM 16785, a single window of DNA contains:
- the ruvX gene encoding Holliday junction resolvase RuvX codes for MNYIGLDYGLSKTGIAISNSILKIATIKGTVNTNKLLSTLKNEIYTEGDAFVVGLPISMSGRFSKQTFETIDFSLKLKNLFKSDIFLIDERLTTQQSYSMTKNFLNSKKAKKAKDQNSALLILQKFLDNPKLGIKLEAEDVYSINNIDSNSILINNIIIKNSSIYNKADIYTKNPFVFWWYFKRNKKSTTLLEDLKEEYDVLISKSSFSIKYKKLIKIN; via the coding sequence TTGAATTATATAGGTTTAGACTATGGTTTAAGCAAAACTGGCATTGCCATAAGCAATTCAATTCTAAAAATTGCTACTATAAAAGGAACAGTAAATACTAACAAACTATTAAGCACATTAAAAAATGAAATTTATACAGAAGGTGATGCTTTTGTTGTTGGACTTCCAATTTCAATGTCCGGAAGGTTTTCTAAACAAACTTTTGAAACTATAGATTTTTCTTTAAAATTAAAGAATCTTTTTAAATCTGATATTTTTTTAATAGATGAGCGACTAACAACTCAGCAAAGTTACTCTATGACAAAAAACTTTTTGAATTCAAAAAAAGCAAAAAAAGCTAAGGATCAAAACAGTGCTCTTCTTATATTACAAAAATTTCTTGATAATCCTAAATTGGGAATAAAATTAGAAGCAGAAGATGTGTATAGTATAAATAATATTGATTCAAATTCGATTTTGATAAATAATATAATTATTAAAAATAGTAGTATATACAATAAAGCCGATATTTATACAAAAAATCCATTTGTTTTTTGGTGGTATTTTAAAAGAAATAAAAAGTCTACTACATTACTTGAAGATTTAAAAGAAGAATACGATGTGTTAATTTCAAAAAGCTCTTTCTCTATAAAGTATAAAAAGCTTATTAAAATCAACTAA
- a CDS encoding AI-2E family transporter encodes MPKSFWFIIFYFTLFLILLKIFPTIIGSLVVALFFTLLIDVIASYLEKLKISRKITVPLASLIFYGAIVYSLYSLIPITIEEGKKAFDVVNSIEINQIPGKTGEVLNTLLDTAGKYLNDLIIQFASYLASNISNFITVGLLLIVASAYMAIVNKQLWNAIDKFFPNSEIKTTKKFLLLTIKDLKKFVSGQIITAFFVGLTTWFSALVMGFPYPLFLGILSGITDFIPYLGVFITAIPITLLGFTNFGLVGILKALLILTIANQLEMWILSPRISGGKVHLNWFLVLVSLLIFGQLYGIVGVLITIPILIIIRNVWDMYIIQYLKKI; translated from the coding sequence ATGCCAAAATCTTTTTGGTTTATAATTTTTTATTTTACATTATTTCTAATCTTACTAAAAATATTTCCAACAATAATAGGCAGTTTGGTTGTTGCTTTATTTTTTACACTATTAATAGATGTTATTGCATCTTATCTGGAGAAATTAAAAATCTCCAGAAAGATTACTGTCCCATTAGCCTCTCTTATATTTTATGGCGCTATTGTTTATTCTTTATATAGTTTAATCCCTATAACAATAGAAGAAGGAAAAAAGGCTTTTGATGTTGTTAATAGTATCGAAATCAATCAAATTCCAGGAAAAACTGGTGAAGTCTTAAATACTTTATTAGACACAGCTGGAAAATATTTAAATGATTTAATAATTCAATTTGCCAGTTATCTCGCATCCAATATCTCTAATTTTATAACAGTTGGATTATTGTTAATTGTAGCATCTGCATATATGGCTATAGTAAATAAACAATTATGGAATGCAATTGATAAATTTTTTCCAAATTCTGAAATCAAAACAACAAAAAAATTTTTACTTTTAACTATTAAAGATTTAAAAAAATTTGTATCTGGACAAATAATAACCGCATTTTTTGTAGGATTAACCACATGGTTTAGCGCTTTAGTTATGGGATTCCCTTATCCTTTATTTTTAGGAATTCTTTCAGGTATAACTGATTTTATACCTTATTTGGGGGTTTTCATTACAGCTATACCTATTACTCTTTTAGGCTTTACAAATTTTGGATTAGTTGGTATTTTAAAAGCTTTATTAATACTCACAATTGCAAATCAATTGGAAATGTGGATATTATCACCAAGAATCTCTGGAGGAAAGGTGCATTTAAACTGGTTCCTTGTGCTCGTTTCGTTATTAATATTTGGGCAGCTTTATGGAATAGTTGGTGTATTAATAACTATACCTATTTTAATTATAATTAGAAATGTTTGGGATATGTATATTATACAATATCTAAAAAAAATATAA
- the rsmA gene encoding 16S rRNA (adenine(1518)-N(6)/adenine(1519)-N(6))-dimethyltransferase RsmA codes for MKTSDWLKKYNIYLKKSLGQNFLSTQTYAKQIVKKASITTNDTVIEIGPGAGTLTQELVNTGANVYAYEIDERLKPLLTERFKNFDNIKIEFIDFLKANLSTFETPKYVANIPYYITSLILEKIFLETPNFQIALLMVQKEYADRMIAKSGKNYSPLSIFVQFFCTVEKILTVPPHAFIPNPKVDSVVIKLTPKKNRPDIDKNKFFKFIHIAFSQRRKTIKNNLKKIFDTNTEIVLKKCNVDPKTRPENISIEKFVEIFHYIEHY; via the coding sequence ATGAAAACAAGTGATTGGCTAAAAAAATATAACATATACCTCAAAAAAAGCCTCGGGCAAAATTTCTTATCAACACAAACTTATGCAAAACAAATTGTAAAAAAAGCTTCGATTACTACAAATGATACTGTAATAGAGATAGGTCCCGGTGCAGGGACCCTGACTCAGGAACTTGTAAACACAGGTGCAAATGTTTATGCATATGAAATTGATGAAAGGCTAAAACCATTACTAACAGAAAGATTTAAAAATTTTGATAATATAAAAATTGAATTTATTGATTTTTTAAAAGCAAATTTATCTACGTTTGAAACTCCAAAATATGTTGCGAATATTCCATATTATATTACTTCTCTAATCCTGGAAAAAATCTTTTTAGAAACACCGAATTTCCAGATAGCCTTATTAATGGTTCAAAAAGAATATGCTGATAGAATGATTGCAAAATCTGGGAAAAATTATAGTCCTCTAAGTATATTTGTACAATTCTTTTGCACTGTTGAAAAAATATTAACAGTTCCTCCACATGCTTTTATACCAAATCCTAAAGTTGATTCTGTAGTCATCAAACTAACTCCTAAAAAGAACAGACCTGATATTGATAAAAACAAATTCTTTAAATTCATACATATAGCTTTTTCACAGAGGAGAAAAACTATAAAAAATAATTTAAAAAAAATTTTTGATACTAATACTGAAATAGTATTAAAAAAATGCAATGTTGATCCAAAGACAAGACCAGAAAATATATCTATAGAAAAATTCGTAGAAATCTTTCATTATATTGAACATTATTAA
- a CDS encoding CPBP family intramembrane glutamic endopeptidase: MTNNIETYSFKTKTIIFFHIIVITYVGITSSISCFWAIMFLLYLIAVYIEIKSYELLKFYFKFNNFTIIFKNNKIVCFISAFIFAIIHQQYTLLDGKLFIFIFAIIDYYSFKKSKTIYAPMLYHFLNNFVKELYN; the protein is encoded by the coding sequence ATGACAAACAATATAGAAACCTACTCATTTAAAACAAAAACAATAATATTTTTTCATATTATTGTAATAACCTATGTAGGAATTACTTCCAGTATTTCATGTTTTTGGGCAATAATGTTTCTTTTATATCTTATAGCTGTTTATATTGAAATAAAAAGCTATGAATTATTAAAATTTTATTTTAAATTTAATAATTTCACTATTATATTTAAAAATAATAAGATAGTTTGTTTTATTTCAGCATTTATTTTTGCTATTATTCATCAACAATATACATTGTTAGATGGAAAATTATTTATCTTTATATTTGCAATAATTGATTATTATTCATTTAAAAAGTCTAAAACAATATATGCACCTATGCTTTATCATTTTCTCAATAATTTTGTAAAAGAGCTCTATAATTAA
- a CDS encoding transposase gives IKTLSVDEIARKKNHVYVTNFVDVERGKVVFIAKGKDAKTFKEFKNKYIEKKGKESDIKTICMDMSVAFKSGAKEHFPKAKLVFDKFHIIKLLNEQLNKIRKRESKDYKDLLNKTKYIFLKNPNYFLALGKLPFS, from the coding sequence ATAAAGACATTATCAGTAGATGAAATAGCAAGAAAAAAGAACCATGTATATGTAACAAATTTTGTTGATGTAGAACGAGGAAAAGTAGTATTCATAGCAAAAGGAAAAGATGCAAAAACATTTAAAGAATTTAAAAATAAATATATAGAAAAAAAAGGAAAAGAGTCAGATATAAAAACAATATGTATGGATATGTCAGTAGCTTTTAAATCAGGAGCGAAAGAACATTTTCCAAAAGCAAAATTAGTATTTGATAAATTTCATATAATAAAATTATTAAACGAACAACTAAATAAAATAAGAAAAAGAGAAAGTAAAGACTACAAAGACCTATTAAATAAAACAAAATATATATTCTTAAAAAATCCAAACTATTTTTTGGCTTTAGGTAAATTACCTTTTTCTTAA